The uncultured Bacteroides sp. DNA segment AATACCATGCGCATGTTCTTCATCTTATTAGACATTCTTTGCATGTTTAATGATTAACTTGTTACCGAGAATATAGTATAAATATGTCGATACAAATATAGAATATACCTAAATGCAGCATGTGTAATATCTGTTTTTATGCTTGTATTAATTGGCTTAGTAAACAACAATAGCAGGCCAATACTGCGATTCAGGCCTGCTATGTGATTTTTAGGGAGAGAAGCTCCTTAAAGCTCCTGCAGTTGAAACAGAGGAAGAAGTGGGTGTCTTAAACGAGAGATAAAATATTCATTGCTTGGTCTATAATATAGTCTGGTTGAAAAGCTTCCAATTCATTGCGGGGTCTGAATCCCCAAGTCACTCCGCAAGCACTTACTCCACTGTTTCGGGCTGTTTGCATATCCACTCCTGAATCTCCCACATAAAGTACTTCCTGGGGTTCCACATTAGCAATCTTAAGGATGTCGAGAACAATGGTTGGATCGGGTTTCACCTTAATGCCTTCTCGCTGTCCGAATACAGCTATAAATGGCGTTTCTGAGAAATATCGATCTACTAGTTTTTGTGTAGCAGCCTGATACTTGTTTGATGCCACCGCTATCATCTTTCCTTCTGCTTGTAACTGCTTAAGAAGCTCAAGTATGCCCGGATATGGACGACTTTCATCGGCATTGTGCAGATCATAATGGGGCATAAACTCTGCCCGTACCCGAGAAATATTGGTTTCTGTTTTTTCTCCTTCAGGTAAAGCTCTTTCGAATAATTTATTGACTCCGTTACCTACCATGAAGTTATAAGCTTCTACCTCATGCGTGGGATATCCGAGCTTTCGCAGCGCATGATTGGTACTGTTCGCTAAATCGGCGATGGTGTTTAATAGCGTTCCATCTAAATCGAATATGATAAGTTTCTTCATTTATCTGTTGTTCTTAGTTCATGTTATCTTCTTCTGTTGTCAAGCAATGCCAGAAAATGCAGTAAAGGTATTAAATAATGCTTTATGGAACAGCGAAACAGAAAGATTAATTCTTCACCTTTCTTTTTTGTTACTTAACTGATTGTGTGCATCTTTCACAATACAGCGCATCAATAGCGCCTGTTATAACAAAAGACAGGTGGCTCTCTGTTGAAAAGCCACCTGTCTTCTAAATTGTCGTCTAAACGCTTTAAGGCTCTTGTTTTATTGTTACTTTTGCGGGAGTGGTAGCCACACCGTTAAGGGTTAAAATTAACTTGCGCACTTGATTTGTCTTATTCTTTCCTACGTATACTCTAAATGTAGCCGGATCATCTTTGGTTCTCATAATTTTATACCAATCCGAAACGATTGTATCATGGTAAGTGTTTACCAAAGCATTCTCGTAAGCCTTCATGTAGAAAGTATTATGAATCGTAGTGTCTTTGTTATTTGCAAGGACGTTTATACTTTGCACACTAGCGCCGACAGTAGCTTCTATGTATGTGGAGCTGTCTGCTTTCGCACTCAAATTGAACAAATCTTGTTTTACTGTAATAGGAGTGTACGGTATACCAAGATTATCAGTATTACTGCAACTGAATAGTAGCCCAGTAAAGAAGAAAAACATAAATAAAACAGGTAGAAGTTTTTTCATAATTCTAGTTTTTAGAAATAAGTACCAATCTTTTATGATTATCATATAAAAAGATACTTAAATATTTGCGTTTTCATTGTATGAATATAAAAATACGTATATAAATACCTAGTGGTATCTTTGCTTTTGTGAATTTATGTATAATTAACGTTGCTTTAATAAGATATATACAGTCAGCTATGCCGTATGATACTTCGTCATGTACCTCAACTTAATTTGTATTCCCCCCCTAGAACACACGTAATGTCTGAAGTTGTTTCAGCCTATTTATTGCTGCTTCTTTGCCCAATTCAAACGGCGAAGGTCGGGCAGCGGAGTTACTTTGAAGTTCTCGAAAATAGCCTCAAAGCCATCTCCGTCGGGTGATGCTCCCATAATGCCAACCTGAACGGGACAGTTATCCTCCAAGTAGCAAGTACGAATCACCTTGTACTCTTTGTCATCAAACGAATAGAAAACCTCTACCGCATCGAGGCGGCGCACGGCTTTAATCCAAACTGACTTTGGAGCTTTCTCAAGCTCTACTACACTCCAGTCGGAGGTATTGTGCGTTACAACGGTGCTTACGTTTTGTTTGCCATTGACAAATTCGACTCCTGTTTTAATCCAGTTTTTGTGATCGGTGCGAAGCATTAGCCCCATCTGGTCATAAAGGGTTTTGTAATTGCCTGTGATTTTAACCTTTACCTCAAACTCGCCGCCGTAAGTGGCATAGTAAAACGGGGCGTCATCCACAGTAAAGCCATAGTGGGTGATTCGCCAATAGTCTGTTTTTGCAGGAACCTGCATCACGAATGTGGTCGGATTTTTAATTTCCCAGCCTTCGGGTTCGTTGAACCATTGCATTTTGTCAAGACGTTGCGCCATAGCGTTACTTGTTGTTAATAGTGCCAGCAGCATAGCAGCACCAAGCAGAACTTTTTTCATATTTCATTTTTAATAAATAACCATTAGTTTTAATACCTTTGCAAAGGTAATACATTGCATATAAGTGTGCAATGGTAAAAAATGACCATTATAAAAGGAGATGAAACAGTTTGCCGACCTCGAAAATAATTTGCTTGGGCAACAATTCCAATCGGAGGATTCTTCTGCTAAAGTTGAAGAGTATAAGTCGATTGCCCGAATGTACGCCTCACAAGAGAACTCTATCGCTGTGTTGAGCGACCTCAAAAGCAATTGCAGCTACATCTATAACGGAGCATTGGCAAAGGCGTTGGGGCTGTCCGAAGATGCTTCGGCTCAGGAGATAGAGACTATCTGGGAGGAGGAGATATATTCGAGAGTGCATTCTGACGACCTTGCGGCACGCCACCTGCTTGAGCTTCACTTTTTCCATCTTCTCAGGAAAACGCCAATTGGCCAGCGTTCAAATTTTCGCACTCACAGCATTATCAGAATGAGAAACAGTGGCGGTGAGTATATCCCTGTGTTGCACCGTACCTTTTACCTACAAAGTACCTCGAACGGTTCGCTGTGGCTGGCACTCTGCCTCTATAATTTTGCCACGGACATTGACATTCGGCAAGGGTTTGGCGGCATCATTCAAAATACGGCAACTGGCGAGATACTCCGTCCCGACAGTGAGTTGGTCGAGGAGATACTATCTCTTCGCGAACGTCAGGTTTTGGCACTCATTGAACGGGGGTTATCGAGCAAAGAGATCGCTGTTCGGCTTGGAATCAGCAAAAATACCGTCGACCGACATCGCCAGAATATTATGGAGAAATTGTGCGTAAATAACTCTATCGAAGCAATAAAAGTGGCCAAGGCTCTCAAGGTCAATTTTTAGATAAGCACACTCCTTATTATTAATCAGTTCATTATCTTAGGTAGGGAGGTATAGTTTCTCCTTGAAAATCATGGCATTAGATGAATCGGATTACTCATTATTCTAATGATGATTTTCAAGGAGAAAGAATTAAAACCTGTAAAATGATATTTTTAAATCAATGGAATCAATGTCAATCAATGATTCATGTCTCTACTTCTTGGTCACTCTAAACCAGTCAACTTCTGTCCATCCACCGTCGTTGGTTATTATTGCGGGGCGGGTGCAGAAAGTTCCGACTTTGGCTCCTATCCACATTCCTTCTTTTGCCTGAAAAGCATTGCCTAGACTTTGATATTTCTTGCCATCCAAGCTATAGCTGAATGTGCAGGTAACAATGGCGTTTGAGCCTACC contains these protein-coding regions:
- a CDS encoding HAD family hydrolase, giving the protein MKKLIIFDLDGTLLNTIADLANSTNHALRKLGYPTHEVEAYNFMVGNGVNKLFERALPEGEKTETNISRVRAEFMPHYDLHNADESRPYPGILELLKQLQAEGKMIAVASNKYQAATQKLVDRYFSETPFIAVFGQREGIKVKPDPTIVLDILKIANVEPQEVLYVGDSGVDMQTARNSGVSACGVTWGFRPRNELEAFQPDYIIDQAMNILSLV
- a CDS encoding DUF4252 domain-containing protein, with product MKKLLPVLFMFFFFTGLLFSCSNTDNLGIPYTPITVKQDLFNLSAKADSSTYIEATVGASVQSINVLANNKDTTIHNTFYMKAYENALVNTYHDTIVSDWYKIMRTKDDPATFRVYVGKNKTNQVRKLILTLNGVATTPAKVTIKQEP
- a CDS encoding DUF1349 domain-containing protein → MLLALLTTSNAMAQRLDKMQWFNEPEGWEIKNPTTFVMQVPAKTDYWRITHYGFTVDDAPFYYATYGGEFEVKVKITGNYKTLYDQMGLMLRTDHKNWIKTGVEFVNGKQNVSTVVTHNTSDWSVVELEKAPKSVWIKAVRRLDAVEVFYSFDDKEYKVIRTCYLEDNCPVQVGIMGASPDGDGFEAIFENFKVTPLPDLRRLNWAKKQQ
- a CDS encoding helix-turn-helix transcriptional regulator; translation: MKQFADLENNLLGQQFQSEDSSAKVEEYKSIARMYASQENSIAVLSDLKSNCSYIYNGALAKALGLSEDASAQEIETIWEEEIYSRVHSDDLAARHLLELHFFHLLRKTPIGQRSNFRTHSIIRMRNSGGEYIPVLHRTFYLQSTSNGSLWLALCLYNFATDIDIRQGFGGIIQNTATGEILRPDSELVEEILSLRERQVLALIERGLSSKEIAVRLGISKNTVDRHRQNIMEKLCVNNSIEAIKVAKALKVNF